One segment of Streptomyces sp. NBC_01463 DNA contains the following:
- a CDS encoding class I SAM-dependent methyltransferase, translating to MTVAEAWNGPLGQHWAAHPDRYNAMLDGFDEALFDAASVSAGEQVADIGCGSGLTTRGAALRAAAGRVTGVDISEPLLARARELTPGERFPHVTYRLADAQTCAFEPGGYDLVISRGGVMFFADPVAAFTNLAGALRPGGRLAFICPQPARPDGEERKALGLLASLLGRDHTTEHAVATAMASLSEPERIHEVLGAAGFTGIGVTGVSAATCWGKDAADAVGFFVSRTPGLAVSDATRAAMTDALLPHESPRGVLLRAGVWVVTAHTP from the coding sequence ATGACGGTCGCCGAAGCCTGGAACGGACCGCTCGGGCAGCACTGGGCCGCTCATCCGGACCGCTACAACGCCATGCTGGACGGGTTCGACGAGGCGCTGTTCGACGCGGCGTCGGTCAGCGCCGGGGAGCAGGTGGCCGACATCGGCTGCGGGAGCGGGCTCACGACCCGGGGTGCCGCGCTGCGTGCGGCGGCCGGCCGGGTCACCGGGGTCGACATCTCGGAGCCGCTCCTCGCCAGGGCCCGCGAACTCACCCCGGGCGAACGCTTCCCGCACGTCACCTACCGGCTGGCCGACGCGCAGACCTGCGCGTTCGAGCCCGGCGGGTACGACCTGGTGATCAGCCGGGGCGGGGTGATGTTCTTCGCCGACCCCGTCGCCGCGTTCACGAACCTCGCGGGAGCGCTGCGGCCGGGCGGCCGGCTGGCGTTCATCTGTCCGCAGCCCGCGCGGCCGGACGGGGAGGAGCGCAAGGCGCTGGGACTGCTGGCCTCGCTGCTGGGCCGGGATCACACCACCGAGCACGCGGTGGCCACGGCGATGGCCTCGCTCTCGGAGCCCGAGCGCATCCACGAGGTCCTGGGCGCGGCGGGTTTCACGGGCATCGGGGTGACGGGCGTGAGCGCCGCCACCTGCTGGGGGAAGGACGCGGCGGACGCGGTCGGGTTCTTCGTCTCCCGCACGCCCGGCCTCGCCGTCTCCGACGCCACGCGGGCCGCGATGACCGACGCCCTGCTGCCCCACGAGTCGCCGCGCGGGGTGCTGCTGCGGGCGGGGGTGTGGGTGGTGACCGCGCACACCCCGTAG
- a CDS encoding NCS1 family nucleobase:cation symporter-1, whose product MTSTAPPPPPRDRIPAAPDRVELAAGAAPDDNRFVNEDLLPVPLERRDWTTYNFAALWVGMAHNIPSWLLASGLVALGMDWKQAVFTIALANLIVLGPMLLTGHAGPKYGIPFPVLARASFGLRGANLPALIRAAVACAWFGIQTWIGGVGIFTLLGKIFGGWANADEIGGQPWTLWVCFILFWALELAIIYRGMDTLRRFENWAAPFVIVGALVLLVWVAVKAGGFGPLLDQPSKLGWGKEFWPVFFPSLMGMIAFWATLSLNIPDFTRFGAGQRAQIRGQSLGLPTTMTLFALLSVLVTSGSQAVYGEAIWDPVQLVARTDNVFGLLYALVTVLVATISVNIAANVVSPAYDLANLAPKLVNFRTGALVTGVVGVVIMPWKLTETPELYIFTWLGLVGGLLGTVAGILIADYWIVRRTVLDLADLYRPGGRYWYTNGWNWRAVTAFAVGGVLAVGGSHSEPGKGPFPADGLIPFLKPLADYGWAVGLASSLVLYVLLTGRENVTPGSSSGPAAR is encoded by the coding sequence ATGACATCGACCGCACCGCCACCACCACCCAGGGACCGGATACCCGCGGCCCCCGACCGCGTCGAACTCGCCGCCGGTGCAGCGCCCGACGACAACCGGTTCGTCAACGAGGACCTGCTGCCCGTCCCCCTGGAACGGCGCGACTGGACCACGTACAACTTCGCCGCCCTCTGGGTCGGCATGGCCCACAACATCCCGTCCTGGCTCCTCGCCTCCGGCCTCGTCGCCCTCGGCATGGACTGGAAGCAGGCGGTCTTCACCATCGCGCTCGCCAACCTGATCGTGCTCGGCCCCATGCTGCTGACGGGGCACGCCGGGCCCAAGTACGGCATCCCCTTCCCGGTGCTTGCCCGCGCCTCGTTCGGGCTGCGCGGCGCCAACCTGCCGGCCCTGATCCGTGCCGCGGTGGCGTGCGCCTGGTTCGGCATCCAGACCTGGATCGGCGGCGTCGGCATCTTCACCCTGCTCGGGAAGATCTTCGGCGGCTGGGCGAACGCCGACGAGATCGGCGGGCAGCCGTGGACGCTCTGGGTCTGCTTCATCCTGTTCTGGGCCCTCGAACTCGCCATCATCTACCGGGGGATGGACACCCTGCGCCGGTTCGAGAACTGGGCGGCCCCGTTCGTCATCGTCGGCGCGCTGGTGCTGCTGGTCTGGGTCGCCGTCAAGGCGGGCGGCTTCGGCCCGCTGCTGGACCAGCCATCGAAGCTCGGCTGGGGCAAGGAGTTCTGGCCGGTCTTCTTCCCCTCCCTGATGGGCATGATCGCCTTCTGGGCCACGCTCTCCCTGAACATCCCCGACTTCACCCGCTTCGGAGCCGGCCAACGTGCCCAGATCCGCGGCCAGTCGCTCGGACTCCCCACCACGATGACGCTCTTCGCGCTGCTCTCGGTCCTGGTCACCTCCGGCTCGCAGGCCGTGTACGGCGAGGCGATCTGGGACCCGGTCCAGCTCGTCGCCAGGACCGACAACGTGTTCGGGCTGCTGTACGCCCTGGTGACCGTGCTGGTCGCGACCATCTCCGTGAACATCGCGGCCAACGTCGTCTCTCCCGCGTACGACCTGGCGAACCTCGCGCCGAAGCTCGTCAACTTCCGTACGGGCGCGCTGGTCACGGGCGTCGTCGGAGTCGTCATCATGCCGTGGAAGCTCACCGAGACGCCCGAGCTGTACATCTTCACCTGGCTCGGCCTCGTCGGCGGTCTGCTCGGCACGGTCGCGGGCATCCTGATCGCCGACTACTGGATCGTTCGGCGCACCGTCCTGGACCTCGCCGACCTGTACCGGCCCGGCGGCCGCTACTGGTACACCAACGGCTGGAACTGGCGGGCCGTCACCGCCTTCGCCGTCGGCGGCGTCCTGGCGGTCGGCGGCTCGCACTCGGAGCCCGGAAAGGGGCCGTTCCCGGCGGACGGCCTGATCCCGTTCCTGAAGCCACTCGCCGACTACGGCTGGGCGGTCGGGCTGGCCTCCTCGCTGGTGCTGTACGTACTGCTCACCGGGAGGGAGAACGTCACACCGGGCTCGTCGAGCGGCCCAGCAGCGCGCTGA
- a CDS encoding carboxymuconolactone decarboxylase family protein, which yields MTGPFRYTSPVPPKSATGVVADVYAQMATDFGIERAPTFVVLSASPPLLTAAWSLLREALLAGQVSRTDKEVVAAGVSLANRCPFCVDAHTVLLHATGDHRLAETIARGEQPADPGHRALLAWGKDMSTPQPFPPAAAPEHIGTALAFHFINRVVSSLLTESMLPGGLQRLRCVRSAAGRSLARTVRRELVTGPSLPLLETEGEPPAWARATAVGTAYGALRTAAELGAGLLSDEDAALVRESVAAWDGVTPLPLHGAGLPDRTERPGARLALLAARAPYRITDEDVAAWLAPPFTDHCLVHLVAFGAICAMGRVEATLTLETKEHA from the coding sequence ATGACCGGACCTTTCCGCTACACCTCACCCGTACCTCCCAAGTCGGCGACCGGGGTGGTCGCCGACGTGTACGCCCAGATGGCCACCGACTTCGGGATCGAACGCGCCCCGACCTTCGTCGTCCTGTCCGCATCACCGCCGCTCCTCACCGCGGCCTGGTCCCTGCTGCGCGAGGCACTGCTGGCCGGGCAGGTGTCCCGTACGGACAAGGAGGTGGTGGCGGCCGGGGTGTCGCTCGCCAACCGCTGCCCGTTCTGCGTGGACGCGCACACCGTGCTGCTGCACGCCACCGGCGACCACCGGCTGGCGGAGACGATCGCCCGCGGCGAACAGCCGGCGGACCCCGGCCATCGCGCCCTGCTGGCCTGGGGAAAGGACATGAGCACGCCGCAGCCGTTCCCGCCGGCCGCCGCGCCCGAGCACATCGGAACCGCGCTGGCCTTCCACTTCATCAACCGCGTCGTGTCCTCGCTGCTGACCGAGAGCATGCTGCCCGGTGGTCTCCAGCGCCTTCGCTGCGTACGGAGTGCGGCGGGCCGCTCCCTGGCCCGGACCGTGCGCCGCGAGCTGGTGACGGGGCCGAGCCTGCCGCTGCTCGAAACGGAGGGCGAGCCGCCCGCCTGGGCGAGGGCCACCGCCGTCGGCACGGCCTACGGCGCGCTGCGCACCGCGGCGGAACTCGGAGCCGGGCTGCTGAGCGACGAGGACGCGGCGCTCGTACGGGAATCGGTGGCGGCCTGGGACGGCGTCACCCCGCTCCCCCTGCACGGAGCCGGTCTGCCGGACCGGACCGAGCGGCCGGGCGCCCGGCTCGCCCTGCTCGCGGCGCGCGCCCCGTACCGGATCACGGACGAGGACGTGGCCGCCTGGCTCGCACCGCCGTTCACCGACCACTGCCTGGTCCATCTGGTCGCGTTCGGCGCGATCTGCGCCATGGGGCGCGTCGAGGCCACGCTCACCCTGGAGACGAAGGAGCACGCATGA
- a CDS encoding amidase: MGSGIDAPAGLADSARALADCRTTATRLVTEALARIEASQGTLNAFRHLRADAALAEAAEADRRLEAGERLPLLGVPVAVKDDTDVAGMPTYFGCAGELPPATADSEAVRRLRAAGAVIVGKTNSCELGQWPFTEGTAFGATRNPWHTGHTPGGSSGGSAAAVAAGLVPAALGSDGAGSVRIPAAWTHLVGIKPQRGRISVHPHRDAFQGLTVNGPLARTVADAALLLDAVAGAHPDDPHRPPPVEASAAARRDPGRLRIALAWRPPLTLTGTAPHPEVRRAVTEIAEALARLGHHVEEARPRYGLIGLGFVPRATAGIAELAARHPEPALLDPRTRSALRTGTRLGGRVVRAAREREVRQHRRIGALFHPSRGRSGQGFDVLLTPTTALPPPRIGRFDGLSAWRTDVAITEACPYAWPWNVLGWPGINVPAGFTRDGLPVGAQLLGPSRSEERLISLAAQLEADRRWYEHRPPAAP, encoded by the coding sequence GTGGGCAGCGGCATCGATGCCCCGGCCGGGCTGGCCGACAGCGCGCGGGCCCTCGCGGACTGCCGCACCACCGCCACCCGGCTCGTCACCGAGGCCCTCGCCCGGATCGAGGCGAGCCAGGGCACCCTCAACGCCTTCCGGCACCTGCGCGCCGACGCCGCGCTGGCCGAAGCCGCCGAGGCCGACCGGCGGCTCGAAGCGGGGGAGCGGCTGCCCTTGCTCGGCGTGCCCGTCGCGGTCAAGGACGACACCGACGTCGCCGGGATGCCCACCTACTTCGGCTGCGCGGGGGAGCTGCCCCCGGCGACCGCCGACAGCGAGGCCGTCCGACGGCTGCGCGCTGCCGGAGCGGTCATCGTCGGGAAGACCAACTCCTGCGAACTGGGACAGTGGCCGTTCACCGAGGGCACCGCCTTCGGCGCCACCCGCAACCCCTGGCACACCGGCCACACCCCGGGCGGCTCGTCCGGCGGTTCGGCCGCCGCCGTCGCGGCCGGGCTGGTCCCCGCCGCGCTCGGCTCCGACGGCGCCGGGTCCGTCCGCATCCCCGCAGCCTGGACCCACCTCGTCGGCATCAAGCCGCAGCGCGGCCGCATCTCCGTCCACCCGCACCGCGACGCCTTCCAGGGGCTCACCGTCAACGGCCCGCTGGCCAGGACCGTCGCGGACGCGGCCCTGCTGCTGGACGCCGTGGCCGGAGCGCACCCCGACGACCCGCACCGCCCGCCGCCCGTCGAGGCCTCGGCGGCCGCCCGCCGCGACCCCGGCAGGCTGCGCATCGCGCTGGCCTGGCGTCCCCCGCTCACCCTCACCGGCACGGCACCCCACCCCGAGGTCCGCCGCGCCGTCACCGAGATCGCCGAGGCGCTGGCCCGGCTCGGCCACCACGTCGAGGAGGCCCGGCCCCGCTACGGGCTGATCGGCCTCGGCTTCGTGCCCCGTGCCACCGCCGGCATCGCCGAACTCGCCGCCCGGCACCCCGAACCGGCGCTGCTGGACCCCCGCACCCGCAGCGCCCTGCGCACCGGCACCCGGCTCGGCGGCCGGGTGGTGCGGGCGGCCCGCGAGCGGGAGGTGCGCCAGCACCGGCGGATCGGCGCCCTGTTCCACCCCTCCCGAGGCCGGTCAGGCCAGGGATTCGACGTGCTGCTCACCCCGACGACCGCCCTGCCGCCGCCCCGGATCGGCCGGTTCGACGGGCTGAGCGCCTGGCGCACCGATGTGGCGATCACCGAGGCCTGCCCGTACGCCTGGCCGTGGAACGTCCTGGGCTGGCCCGGCATCAACGTCCCCGCGGGCTTCACCCGCGACGGCCTCCCCGTCGGGGCCCAGCTGCTCGGCCCCTCCCGCAGCGAGGAGCGGCTCATCTCACTGGCCGCCCAGCTGGAGGCCGACCGGCGGTGGTACGAGCACCGCCCGCCGGCCGCACCTTAG